The Spodoptera frugiperda isolate SF20-4 unplaced genomic scaffold, AGI-APGP_CSIRO_Sfru_2.0 tig00001192_1, whole genome shotgun sequence genome contains a region encoding:
- the LOC126912999 gene encoding LOW QUALITY PROTEIN: uncharacterized protein LOC126912999 (The sequence of the model RefSeq protein was modified relative to this genomic sequence to represent the inferred CDS: substituted 2 bases at 2 genomic stop codons), with the protein RLNEQRTGHTDPNRSDSDRDTATLNYSDSERDTPTPNRPDSERATPITSRSRPRPGRKTLTEDVLKSVNDHFKRPKLPDNRFEVFGKNVGMKLQELPREQRILAEKNNNETLFLAEMGSLTMSHTVKKIXLSQHWFFQXATHTQPLFTQPHTQILFTQPNTQNLFTQPNTQNLSTQPQTQILFTQPNTQNLSTRPHTEKQYALQANQHRFQEHAVVHYESSSLSSMESTSPLQPDQDNTIATYLSNFNDDL; encoded by the coding sequence CGACTCAACGAGCAACGAACAGGTCACACCGACCCCAACCGTTCTGACAGCGATCGAGATACAGCAACACTGAACTATTCGGACAGCGAACGAGACACACCGACCCCGAACCGTCCAGACAGCGAACGAGCTACACCAATCACGAGTCGCAGTCGGCCAAGACCAGGAAGAAAAACATTAACCGAAGACGTCCTTAAGTCCGTAAATGATCATTTTAAACGGCCCAAACTCCCCGACAACCGTTTTGaggtttttggaaaaaatgttGGGATGAAACTACAAGAGTTACCAAGAGAACAGAGAATCTtagcagaaaaaaataataacgaaaCTCTGTTCTTGGCTGAAATGGGAAGTTTAACTATGTCACatactgtaaaaaaaatatgactttcCCAACACTGGTTTTTCCAGTAAGCCACACACACACAACCCCTTTTCACTCAGCCACACACTCAAATCCTTTTCACTCAGCCAAACACTCAAAACCTTTTCACTCAGCCAAACACTCAAAACCTTTCCACTCAGCCACAAACTCAAATCCTTTTCACTCAGCCAAACACTCAAAACCTTTCCACTCGGCCACACACTGAAAAGCAATATGCCTTACAAGCTAACCAACACCGCTTTCAAGAACATGCTGTAGTCCACTATGAATCCTCAAGTTTATCATCAATGGAATCTACATCACCATTACAGCCTGATCAGGATAACACAATTGCTAcctatttaagtaattttaatgatgatttGTAA
- the LOC118278159 gene encoding jerky protein homolog-like: MPRKRERTTTKAAWTEDDLQTAKTAIEGGMSKRQAAKQCNIPFTTLRDRLKNENMSNPRLGRKPVFTKQQENEIAEQVKLLGSLYYGLNVADLRKLVYKYAELNNIKNNFDHNSKTAGLDWVHAFMRRNPSVSIRKAEATSLNRILAFNKEEIKHFYDKLSDLMEKHKFIPSNIYNADETGVTTVTDPGKVLAEKGQRRVGFVASGERGRNTTVMCAMSAAGNFIPPMFIFARQRMTPLLEKDGPAGALYTISKNGWINEELFVTWLKHFAAFAKPTQESPVLLIIDNHSSHISLQAFNFCKENFIIMLSIPPHSSHRTQPLDVSFYGPLKTAYKHECNRHMKSHLLSSITPYDVAGLFNKAYVQVANISKAESGFRATGIYPLNPNVFTEEDFLAASLMAQESEQITENQDPNIQNSDDVQCDDTALISGHKSPVAGPSNKDDCPEPVLAVNRNQKPVDEPRSPVSFAAIAITPTPGPSFKRGQRKRKQHATILTATPMKIILEDKEKKKVEKLKKTGKKVAKGKKPKKQKTHKRKILMSSSSNSDDGDQICDDDSDDDMNVDNENYDKCIICEEFGKNKELWYRCTLCGLWAHAICSGWDAPDGFICDLCVQK; the protein is encoded by the coding sequence ATGCCAAGAAAACGTGAAAGGACCACTACTAAAGCGGCTTGGACTGAAGATGATCTCCAAACTGCAAAAACAGCGATTGAAGGAGGTATGTCCAAAAGACAAGCCGCAAAACAGTGTAACATACCATTTACAACTTTAAGAGATCGACTAAAAAATGAAAACATGAGCAATCCAAGACTAGGTCGCAAGCCTGTTTTCACAAAACAGCAAGAAAATGAAATTGCTGAACAAGTTAAGTTGCTGGGTTCACTGTACTACGGATTAAATGTCGCCGATTTGCGTaaacttgtttataaatatgcTGAGCtcaataatatcaaaaacaattttgaTCACAACAGCAAAACAGCTGGACTGGATTGGGTACACGCCTTTATGAGACGCAATCCTTCAGTCTCTATACGCAAAGCCGAAGCGACAAGCTTAAATAGAATTTTAGCTTTCaacaaagaagaaataaaacatttctatgATAAACTTAGCGACTTAATGGAAAAACATAAGTTTATTcccagcaacatttataacgcTGACGAAACGGGTGTCACCACGGTGACAGACCCAGGAAAAGTTCTTGCTGAAAAAGGACAAAGAAGAGTCGGGTTTGTTGCAAGCGGCGAGCGAGGGAGGAACACAACAGTCATGTGTGCGATGAGTGCAGCCGGAAACTTCATACCGCCCATGTTTATTTTTGCCAGACAGAGAATGACGCCTTTATTAGAAAAAGATGGACCAGCTGGTGCGTTATACACTATCTCTAAAAATGGATGGATAAACGAAGAATTATTTGTCACTTGGCTCAAACATTTTGCAGCATTTGCTAAGCCGACCCAAGAATCGCCTgtgttattaattattgataatCACAGCAGTCATATTTCTCTTCAAGCTTTTAATTTTTGCAAAGAAAACTTCATAATAATGCTTTCCATTCCACCACACAGTTCTCACAGAACACAGCCATTGGATGTGTCTTTTTATGGGCCGTTAAAAACTGCTTACAAACATGAATGCAACAGACACATGAAGTCACATTTACTGTCTAGTATAACTCCATATGATGTCGCAGGTCTTTTCAATAAAGCATATGTACAGGTTGCGAATATAAGTAAAGCCGAATCTGGATTTCGAGCCACAGGGATTTACCCATTGAACCCGAATGTTTTTACTGAAGAAGACTTTCTGGCAGCGTCGCTGATGGCACAAGAATCGGAGCAAATAACTGAAAATCAAGATCCTAATATCCAGAATTCTGACGATGTGCAGTGTGATGACACGGCTCTAATTTCAGGACATAAATCTCCTGTGGCAGGTCCATCAAATAAGGATGATTGCCCTGAACCAGTTTTGGCAGTTAATCGTAACCAAAAACCCGTTGATGAGCCAAGATCTCCGGTATCATTTGCTGCTATAGCAATCACACCTACTCCAGGACCATCTTTTAAGCGAGGTCAAAGAAAGCGAAAACAACAtgctaccattttaacagcaacccctatgaaaattattttagaagacaaagaaaagaaaaaagtagaGAAACTTAAGAAAACGGGGAAAAAAGTTGCCAAAGGGAAGAAaccaaagaaacaaaaaacgCACAAGAGAAAAATTTTAATGTCCAGTTCTTCAAATAGTGATGATGGAGACCAAATATGCGACGATGACAGCGATGATGACATGAATGTGGATAATGAAAATTACGATAAATGCATCATCTGCGAAGAATTCGGCAAAAACAAGGAATTGTGGTACCGTTGCACCCTCTGCGGGCTGTGGGCCCACGCCATATGTTCGGGATGGGATGCACCAGATGGTTTTATCTGTGATTTATGTgttcaaaaataa